In a single window of the Caproicibacterium sp. BJN0003 genome:
- a CDS encoding DUF2892 domain-containing protein, which translates to MIRAKIILSFIISKEGVKVKNIGNVGRAIRAVLAVTLFSLFFSLPKNKKWFSLFGFIPLATAISGVCPLYSFLHISTRK; encoded by the coding sequence ATGATAAGAGCAAAGATTATTTTATCTTTCATAATTTCGAAAGAAGGCGTAAAAGTGAAAAATATAGGAAATGTAGGCCGAGCGATACGGGCAGTCCTTGCTGTAACTCTGTTTAGTCTGTTCTTTTCACTTCCTAAAAATAAAAAATGGTTTAGTCTGTTCGGATTTATACCATTGGCCACTGCTATTTCCGGGGTATGTCCCCTGTATTCTTTCCTTCATATTTCCACAAGAAAATAA